A region from the Thermanaeromonas toyohensis ToBE genome encodes:
- the fabK gene encoding enoyl-[acyl-carrier-protein] reductase FabK codes for MWRTPLCDLLGITYPILQGGMAWVATGELAAAVSSAGGLGIIGAGNAPPEMVRQEIRKVRERTDRPFGVNLYYMSPYIEELVDLVVEERVPVVTTGAGNPGKHLPRFREAGIKVIPVVASVALAKRLERLGVDALIAEGMECGGHIGEITTMALVPQIVDAVKIPVIAAGGIADGRGLAAALALGAQGVQMGTRFICASECTVHPNYKEAILRAGDRDTVVTGGHGHYVRVLRNKLSRQFEELAARGASWEEMDKLGAGKLRAAAVEGDIEYGSVMAGQIAALVKEIKPAAEIIKEVMEEATAILFRLGDMVKGGN; via the coding sequence GTGTGGCGTACGCCCTTATGCGATCTTTTGGGCATTACCTATCCTATCCTCCAGGGTGGTATGGCCTGGGTGGCCACAGGGGAGCTGGCAGCAGCGGTCTCCTCTGCTGGAGGGTTAGGGATAATTGGGGCAGGTAACGCCCCACCGGAGATGGTTAGGCAAGAGATCCGTAAGGTCCGGGAGCGTACAGATCGTCCCTTCGGGGTAAACCTCTATTATATGTCTCCTTACATAGAAGAGCTGGTGGACCTGGTAGTGGAAGAGCGGGTGCCGGTGGTTACTACGGGAGCAGGGAATCCTGGTAAGCATCTTCCGCGGTTCCGGGAAGCCGGGATCAAGGTTATCCCTGTAGTAGCCTCTGTGGCCCTGGCTAAGCGGTTGGAACGCTTGGGTGTTGATGCTCTTATAGCCGAAGGGATGGAATGTGGGGGACATATTGGAGAGATAACCACCATGGCGCTAGTACCCCAAATTGTAGACGCTGTTAAAATACCGGTGATCGCAGCAGGAGGTATCGCTGATGGTCGCGGCTTGGCTGCAGCTTTAGCTTTAGGAGCTCAAGGGGTGCAAATGGGGACCCGTTTTATCTGCGCTAGCGAATGTACAGTACATCCCAATTACAAGGAGGCTATCTTGCGGGCTGGAGATCGGGATACGGTAGTAACCGGTGGTCATGGGCATTATGTTCGCGTCCTGCGCAATAAATTATCTCGCCAGTTTGAAGAGCTAGCTGCTCGGGGCGCTAGTTGGGAAGAAATGGATAAACTAGGTGCGGGGAAACTACGGGCAGCAGCCGTAGAGGGAGATATAGAGTATGGCTCTGTCATGGCTGGTCAAATAGCTGCTTTGGTCAAAGAGATTAAACCCGCAGCCGAAATTATTAAGGAAGTAATGGAAGAGGCTACAGCTATACTTTTCCGGCTGGGCGACATGGTAAAAGGTGGAAATTAA
- a CDS encoding beta-ketoacyl-ACP synthase III gives MAGLKRAGIIGTGSYLPERVLTNEDLEKIVDTSDEWIRTRTGIRERRVAREQEAASDLSLKASERALESAGVRAEEIELIIVATVTPDTLFPATACLVQDRLGAKKAACFDLSAGCTGFLYALGVAQQFVACGTYQKVLVIGVDVLTKIINWDDRSTCVLFGDGAGAVVLGPVPEEEGILSLYLGADGSGGPLLVMPAGGSRLPASLDTVTRKLHTIHMQGSEVFKFAVRIMGEASLKALEQASLTKEDIDLLIPHQANMRIIEAGMKRLGLPPEKVYVNLDRYGNMSSASIPVALDEAQKQGKLARGDNVLLVSFGAGLTWGAAVVRWSMD, from the coding sequence TTGGCAGGGTTAAAAAGGGCTGGTATTATTGGTACAGGTTCCTACTTACCAGAAAGAGTTTTGACTAATGAAGATCTGGAAAAGATAGTGGATACTAGTGACGAGTGGATACGTACCAGAACTGGTATCCGGGAGCGCCGTGTGGCTAGGGAGCAGGAGGCCGCCTCTGACTTAAGCCTAAAAGCTTCTGAGCGGGCTTTAGAGAGTGCCGGGGTAAGAGCAGAGGAGATCGAGTTAATTATTGTAGCTACGGTTACACCGGATACCCTTTTCCCAGCTACAGCCTGTCTAGTACAGGATAGGCTGGGGGCTAAAAAGGCCGCTTGTTTTGATCTTTCTGCCGGTTGTACTGGCTTTTTATACGCCTTAGGGGTAGCCCAGCAATTCGTGGCCTGTGGAACCTATCAGAAGGTTCTTGTCATTGGAGTGGATGTATTAACCAAGATTATTAACTGGGATGATAGGAGCACTTGTGTTTTGTTTGGTGATGGGGCGGGTGCAGTAGTGCTAGGGCCTGTTCCCGAAGAGGAGGGGATACTTTCCCTTTACCTAGGAGCTGACGGGAGCGGCGGTCCATTACTGGTAATGCCGGCGGGAGGTTCGAGGTTACCGGCTTCACTAGATACAGTAACGCGCAAATTGCATACTATTCACATGCAAGGCTCAGAGGTTTTTAAATTCGCGGTACGGATCATGGGAGAAGCTTCCCTGAAAGCCCTTGAGCAAGCTAGTCTGACCAAGGAAGATATAGATCTTTTGATCCCCCACCAAGCTAATATGCGCATTATAGAGGCGGGGATGAAAAGGTTGGGTTTACCGCCAGAAAAGGTTTATGTTAACCTCGATCGGTACGGCAACATGTCTAGCGCCTCTATACCTGTGGCCCTCGATGAGGCGCAAAAGCAAGGGAAGCTTGCCCGGGGTGATAACGTACTCCTCGTTTCCTTTGGTGCTGGTCTTACTTGGGGAGCGGCAGTGGTAAGATGGAGCATGGATTAA
- the fabD gene encoding ACP S-malonyltransferase produces MQAGIVFVFPGQGSQYVGMGKELAQAFPIAAQTFKEAEETLGWPLTKLCFEGPPEELAQTQITQPAVLAVEVACLRVLTEHGVEPQAAAGHSLGEYAALVAAGSLSFPQALKLVARRGELMAQACAPGKGGMVAVLGVSAAQVEEICRRVKRGVAEPANYNAPGQVVVAGDQEGLEELMELARKEGAKRVVQLNVSGPFHSSLMKPAAEGLKVELERVTFSRPRIPVVSNVTADYVQEVEEIRQNLITQVASPVRWEESIKRLISDGFEIFIEVGPGNVLSGLVRRIAPEVKLARVEDPETLVNTLKMLGKEG; encoded by the coding sequence TTGCAGGCTGGTATTGTCTTTGTATTTCCAGGCCAAGGCTCCCAGTATGTAGGTATGGGAAAGGAACTAGCCCAGGCCTTCCCTATAGCTGCCCAGACCTTTAAGGAAGCGGAGGAAACTCTAGGTTGGCCCTTAACTAAGCTTTGTTTTGAGGGCCCACCGGAGGAACTGGCCCAAACCCAGATCACCCAGCCGGCTGTTTTGGCGGTAGAGGTAGCGTGTTTGCGCGTTCTTACAGAACATGGTGTAGAGCCTCAGGCGGCGGCTGGCCATAGCTTAGGAGAATATGCAGCGCTGGTGGCAGCAGGAAGTCTAAGTTTTCCTCAGGCGTTAAAGCTCGTTGCTCGGCGGGGGGAGCTCATGGCCCAGGCTTGTGCACCAGGCAAAGGAGGCATGGTAGCTGTTTTGGGGGTTTCCGCGGCCCAGGTGGAAGAGATATGTCGACGGGTAAAGAGGGGGGTAGCAGAACCGGCTAATTATAACGCACCTGGGCAGGTAGTGGTGGCTGGGGACCAGGAGGGCTTAGAAGAACTTATGGAGTTAGCTCGAAAGGAAGGAGCCAAAAGGGTGGTACAGCTTAATGTCAGTGGTCCCTTCCATTCTAGCCTGATGAAGCCGGCTGCCGAGGGGTTGAAGGTGGAATTAGAAAGGGTCACTTTCTCCCGCCCCAGGATTCCGGTAGTCTCCAACGTTACTGCTGACTATGTCCAGGAGGTCGAAGAGATTAGGCAAAATCTAATAACCCAAGTAGCTAGCCCAGTCCGTTGGGAGGAGAGTATTAAAAGATTGATTAGCGATGGCTTCGAGATCTTTATAGAGGTAGGTCCAGGGAACGTACTGAGCGGCCTGGTACGGCGTATAGCACCTGAGGTGAAACTTGCCCGCGTGGAAGATCCGGAAACTTTGGTTAACACATTAAAGATGCTGGGGAAGGAGGGCTAG